The Pectinophora gossypiella chromosome 15, ilPecGoss1.1, whole genome shotgun sequence genome has a window encoding:
- the LOC126373330 gene encoding ammonium transporter Rh type B — translation MAVKPLLKYAPLFLFQIILVVLFFVFVRYGEPKNSPGFEGTHVMIFIGFGFLMTFLKKYCYSALGFNWLLAALVIQWAMFCQNAFHMKDGKILVSKMEMVEADIMAATVLITFGALLGVASGVQLLFIAIVETAIGCANLYLVVDVLKAADAGGSIAIHTFGAYFGLGVSLAFRKKAAQDAANNPVSLNAPSYTSDVTAMIGSIFLWIYWPSFNSALVETPGEYDRAVMNTYLSLGAATVVSFIMSSWLSHDEGKFDMVHVQNSTLAGGVAVGAVCNMHIQPGGAILIGIGAGILSVAGYRFLTPWLTKKGLLDTCGVNNLHGMPGIYSGIISIIIAALATSDVYGTELATVFPAMDPKLDDPRSAQNQALMQAAALGATLLISFVTGLITGFIAKLPCFHPLPEDKRYNDEVDWELPS, via the exons GTTTCGAGGGTACCCATGTGATGATCTTCATCGGTTTCGGGTTCTTGATGACCTTTCTGAAGAAATACTGCTACAGCGCCCTCGGCTTCAACTGGCTGCTGGCCGCCCTCGTCATACAATGGGCTATGTTCTGCCAGAATGCCTTTCACATGAAAGATGGAAAGATTTTGGTGTCCAAAATGGAAATGGTCG aggcCGACATAATGGCAGCGACAGTGCTCATCACGTTTGGCGCTCTATTGGGGGTCGCCAGCGGTGTTCAGTTGCTTTTCATCGCCATTGTCGAGACTGCAATAGGCTGCGCAAATTTGTATCTGGTTGTTGATGTTTTAAAG GCGGCGGATGCGGGTGGTTCCATAGCGATTCATACTTTCGGAGCATACTTTGGCCTTGGCGTCAGCTTGGCATTCAGGAAGAAGGCAGCACAAGATGCTGCCAACAATCCAGTAAGCCTGAACGCACCAAGCTACACCTCTGATGTCACAGCTATGATAG GTTCAATATTCCTATGGATATACTGGCCATCGTTCAACTCTGCCTTAGTCGAAACCCCTGGAGAGTATGACAGAGCCGTCATGAATACGTATTTGTCATTGGGTGCTGCTACG GTGGTCAGTTTCATAATGTCATCATGGCTGAGTCATGATGAGGGCAAATTCGACATGGTTCACGTTCAGAACTCCACACTGGCTGGTGGCGTAGCTGTTGGTGCTGTTTGCAACATGCATATACAACCTGGAGGTGCTATCCTTATTGGCATCGGCGCTGGTATCCTTAGCGTAGCTGGATACAGGTTTTTGACG CCATGGCTTACAAAGAAAGGCCTCCTAGACACGTGTGGCGTCAACAATCTGCACGGAATGCCTGGAATCTACTCCGGTATAATATCTATAATAATCGCTGCCTTGGCGACTAGTGATGTATATGGCACTGAACTTGCGACGGTCTTCCCTGCCATGGATCCA aaaCTGGATGACCCTAGGAGTGCACAAAACCAGGCGTTGATGCAAGCAGCAGCATTAGGCGCCACATTGTTGATATCATTCGTCACTGGATTGATTActg GATTCATCGCAAAGCTCCCTTGCTTCCACCCACTACCAGAAGACAAACGATATAACGACGAGGTCGACTGGGAGCTGCCTTCCTAA